In Alnus glutinosa chromosome 7, dhAlnGlut1.1, whole genome shotgun sequence, the sequence ataaaattaaaagagctTTTTGATGTCACTCTTACCATATTTTCTTCTAGTACATAACGAACATCTTCATGAAACCACAATCTACTGCGCTTGCCAGGTTCTTTGGGTGATTCTTGGCGAACAATTTCTCTTCCCATTTCTTGTAGCAAGTCATGCATCACTAACGCGTTACTCTCATCAATAGTTATGAGAGACTTGTCCATAAGCATAGTGATACCAATATCTGGAAAGAATCCACAACTGTCTAGTATTTTAATGACATATTCTACATGCTCTCCTTTGAAGAAACATGCAAGGTCAAGGAAAATATTCTTCTCACTTTCATCCAATCCATCATaacttattttaagtttttcttgaatATTTTTCTCAGgaattcttttgtatttttccaaTGCACTTTTCCAATGATGTATATCTCTACCATATAGATCTGAACCTATTACTGTTAAAGCTAGTGGAAGACCCCCAGCATAACGTATTACATGTTTTGTGAGTTCCACAAAATCGTCTTTAGGTTTGTCACTTTTGAAGGCGTTCCAACTAAAGAGCTGAAGAGCTTCATTGTGATCCAATTCCTTCACCTTGTATGTTAAATCAACTTTATGCTTAGTTAGTAAATGTTTATCTCTTGTCGTTATGATGATTCTACTTCCTAAACCGAACCAATCACATCCTCCAGCTAATGTTTCTAATTGGACTATTTGATCCACATCATCAAGAACTAAAAGAACCCTTTTACAACAAAGCCTCTCCTTTATCACATTGATTCCTCGATGAACATTGCCAACCTTCAAACTTGAGATTCCTAGgatttcaaaaagaagtttCTCTTGCAATTGTATCATACCACACTCTCGCATTGAAGTTTCTCTAACGTTTGCAAGAAAACAACTATATTCAAACTGATAAGCAATCAAGTTATAGATCGCTTTGGCGATTGTTGTCTTACCAATTCCACCAACTCCAAAGATCCCTACCATGCGTATGTCATTCATCCCAATACTTAAAAGGACATTGATGTCTTCCACACGAGATTCTACTCCAACTGGATGCTTGGCAACATATAAGTATGTACGATTTATTGTTCTTGAGACCACTTGAACAATTTGGTTGACAAATTTAGATCCATTCCTGCcaatgcaaaatatatatatattttttttaaaagaaagaaagaaatagaaagaagataATGAGTTGGACTTTTCACATGAAAAGACATAGGAAGGTGATCTagttaccatttttttttctttctaacaaaTGACAATGGTAGGGATGCGTGctggtcttcttttttttttctttttgaatttcagAATTGTAATGAAATACAAGATGGAGATGTAGAAGAATGTAATTATGGATATAGATGATATAAATGaagattaattttgattttcccTATTTTTGTAAATGATATTATTACCCCTAACCACTCATGGCCCAAAATCTTGACTATGGAGGCCGACCACCACAACCACCAACCTAGCACCGCCATTCCTCTACGCTATGATTAGCCTAAATGCAAAACAACACCACTCAtggccctctctctctctctctctctttatatatatatatgcttgccAAACTTTTCAATCTTAATATTCTCTATGTTTTGCATGAGCAAACATTGAAAGGGCTACTAGGATTCTGCCAAAGCCAAAGCTAGTAAATTACTTTGTTCTagtattttaagtgtttttgctctctctctctctctctaaatatatatatatatatatgcttgccAAACTTTTCAATCTTAATATTCTCTATGTTTTGCATGAGCAAACATTGAAAGGGCTACTAGGATTCTGCCAAAGCCAAAGCTAGTAAATTACTTTGTTCTagtattttaagtgtttttgctctctctctctctaaatatatatatatatatatatatatatatatatatatatatatatatatatatatatgcttgccAAACTTTTCAATCTTAATATTCTCTATGTTTTGCATGAGCAAACATTGAAAGGGCTACGATTCTGCCAAAGCCAAAGCTAGTAAATTACTTTGTTCTTgcattttaagtgtttttggtGTAGACTAGTACAGGGAAAGGCTGAAATAGTTGAGTTATTCCACAAAAGAacaatttagatattttattttttgctcaaaTTGGGATTAATTTATTCCATTATCTATTAAACTTTATGAAGAAATTAGTGTGTTTTTTTAGGGAAAGAAATTAGCGTGTTAGTAATGTATTAAGTGCTTCTAATTTCAGTATGATTTTCatgaaattcaatacccaaaaaaatcataaatatcaaataatttgGGTGATACTACATCCTCAAATTTAGGCAGCTTACAATATTCTTAAACTAAAATGGTGTTTTTAATTGACTGAATTAACATAGTTACCCAAAATAATGACACAAAGAATAACAAAACATACAGagataaaaggaaaacaaaaaacccaaaaaacaaaaagtttagTGGTCGAAGGTGGAGGTGAAGGACAGACAGGAAACTTCCCTCCACAGATCCAggatttctctcagtttttCCCCTAATCTCTGTAACTTCTCGCTCTCTAGtccaaaattgaatatataaaaatacacagacatgcatatatatataactatataaggaTGTATTATGAtcagaataagaaaaaattctTGATGAAGGCACAGGAGTGGTTAGAAGTACCCGTCCCCTAAATGCCACCCAGACAATTTGGCCACTTCTGTTAAGGCTGTCTTCCACATCTGCATCTTCGTATCATCCTTGAACATGTCTTCAAGTTTAGCCAATGCTTCTCCAACACTCTTTATCTGGTGTCGTACATCTGATGGATCTATGTTGTAAAATATTGGTAGAAccaattgtttctttgttttcctgCACTCTAGGATCTTCATCAGCTCGTCCAAGCAGGAAGGGGATGATGCATAGTTTTTAGAGAGAACAATGATTGAAATCCTTGACACTTCAATGGCTTTGATAACTGCTGGTTGAATTTCATCTCCTCTTCTAAGCTCGGCATCCATGAATGTGTTAATTCCCTTTGAATCCAAAGCGTAGTACAGATGGGCAACAAAATTATTGCGAGTATCTGCGCCTCCAAAACTCAAGAATACATCGTAAGTCCATGGACGAGTGAAATAAGAAGATGAAGAGACTCCTCGGAAGGTCATGGAAGAAGTCATCCTGCATGCATGTATGAGTGATTACTACTCGAGATGAGAAACTTCTTGGCAAGTTCCCAACGGTACCTTCTCCAATGTATGAAACTATATAATTAAGATAAATTACACCTCTACGAACCTTCGTAGTTTCTGCTGCGTTTTCAGAAGAGAGAAATTTTGGGATATGAAGTTGCAGAATGAAAATTGGATTGTGAATTACTTTACATTTAGGCTCTGTTTGGTTGCGGAGAAAATGGATGAAAGTAAACAGCTTATTTCCGTTTTTCTAGGTGCcataataaattgaaaaatatgaagaaaaaaaatatattgtgaTTTCTATACTAACTGAGAGGACTGGAAACTCCTGGTGACTTAGAGATATAAAATTATCTAGTTTAGTTGAGTTGAGATTTCATTTTCCCGGAACGGACCCAAGACTTTACTATCATATACTTTCTTATCATTGAGTTTCGCAGGAACCAAACAACGGATAGAGTTGAAACCTATATGAATTTCTCTTATTTGTATCGGTTTCTGTCAGAAAACTTTGAATTTCGATAATTTGCTTGCTTTAGCGGTTTCAGTTTCCTTTTGAATGCATATTTTCCTTCTCACGCGCTCTCCACTAGCTGAATAAGAGAGAGAGTAAAACTtggggaaagaaaagaaaaagagaaggacGAAATGCAAAACGAAGTCCTACGATCAAAGCCCGTAGGTGGAAGCATTA encodes:
- the LOC133873673 gene encoding disease resistance protein RPV1-like isoform X3, giving the protein MTSSMTFRGVSSSSYFTRPWTYDVFLSFGGADTRNNFVAHLYYALDSKGINTFMDAELRRGDEIQPAVIKAIEVSRISIIVLSKNYASSPSCLDELMKILECRKTKKQLVLPIFYNIDPSDVRHQIKSVGEALAKLEDMFKDDTKMQMWKTALTEVAKLSGWHLGDGNGSKFVNQIVQVVSRTINRTYLYVAKHPVGVESRVEDINVLLSIGMNDIRMVGIFGVGGIGKTTIAKAIYNLIAYQFEYSCFLANVRETSMRECGMIQLQEKLLFEILGISSLKVGNVHRGINVIKERLCCKRVLLVLDDVDQIVQLETLAGGCDWFGLGSRIIITTRDKHLLTKHKVDLTYKVKELDHNEALQLFSWNAFKSDKPKDDFVELTKHVIRYAGGLPLALTVIGSDLYGRDIHHWKSALEKYKRIPEKNIQEKLKISYDGLDESEKNIFLDLACFFKGEHVEYVIKILDSCGFFPDIGITMLMDKSLITIDESNALVMHDLLQEMGREIVRQESPKEPGKRSRLWFHEDVRYVLEENMETNKVEGILVELPEEDLIHLSSKAFMKMKSLRLFINRNARFSGGPSHLSNELRLLDWPKYPLQSLPSNFHGKKLVAFRMCYSLFKELGKELKNFQNLTVMDFSDCQFLTKIPDLSSNPNLEDLNLDNCTSLVEVHDSVGFLDKLAYLNLGGCSNLKSLPRSLKLRSLEELNLRGCSSLQSFPEIECKMECLTNIRLDYTAIKELPSSIGQLTGLHHLYLEGCKNLMHLPSSISQLQHLETLHLKDCLEVVELPKMVRDERQSMPSTLSTREYEISSSVELLPLSPQMNSSISNDDCSSIAFPSLRDLNLENCPLLKSDFLTMLNCLSALRQLDLSGTDIVSLPACINRFVRLQRLRLDDCKQLKEILELPPNVENVHATGCMTLERFPNVSEKIQFNRCDLQAPRWIDLSECHKMLVNIGNHVAKPLLAVVLLKNYHILLTGIS
- the LOC133873673 gene encoding disease resistance protein RPV1-like isoform X2, encoding MTSSMTFRGVSSSSYFTRPWTYDVFLSFGGADTRNNFVAHLYYALDSKGINTFMDAELRRGDEIQPAVIKAIEVSRISIIVLSKNYASSPSCLDELMKILECRKTKKQLVLPIFYNIDPSDVRHQIKSVGEALAKLEDMFKDDTKMQMWKTALTEVAKLSGWHLGDGNGSKFVNQIVQVVSRTINRTYLYVAKHPVGVESRVEDINVLLSIGMNDIRMVGIFGVGGIGKTTIAKAIYNLIAYQFEYSCFLANVRETSMRECGMIQLQEKLLFEILGISSLKVGNVHRGINVIKERLCCKRVLLVLDDVDQIVQLETLAGGCDWFGLGSRIIITTRDKHLLTKHKVDLTYKVKELDHNEALQLFSWNAFKSDKPKDDFVELTKHVIRYAGGLPLALTVIGSDLYGRDIHHWKSALEKYKRIPEKNIQEKLKISYDGLDESEKNIFLDLACFFKGEHVEYVIKILDSCGFFPDIGITMLMDKSLITIDESNALVMHDLLQEMGREIVRQESPKEPGKRSRLWFHEDVRYVLEENMNFQNLTVMDFSDCQFLTKIPDLSSNPNLEDLNLDNCTSLVEVHDSVGFLDKLAYLNLGGCSNLKSLPRSLKLRSLEELNLRGCSSLQSFPEIECKMECLTNIRLDYTAIKELPSSIGQLTGLHHLYLEGCKNLMHLPSSISQLQHLETLHLKDCLEVVELPKMVRDERQSMPSTLSTREYEISSSVELLPLSPQMNSSISNDDCSSIAFPSLRDLNLENCPLLKSDFLTMLNCLSALRQLDLSGTDIVSLPACINRFVRLQRLRLDDCKQLKEILELPPNVENVHATGCMTLERFPNVSEKIQFNRCDLQAPRWIDLSECHKMLVNIGNHVAKPLLAGYLKQPRFGIIFPGNRIPDWFNHHKETSNSSSCEIDINGLLHSDEIRGIAISAVIGPILAVTLEELLPLVGVKIFGNGVQLSTGKRTLDSMGSQHVWLEYFILDSSGLKWDNLRVKFHSNSESVFFTSCGAHLVHKPGDNVKDHDPGMLHEVGDVHLGPRKLKKLKIQ